The following are encoded together in the Lactuca sativa cultivar Salinas chromosome 1, Lsat_Salinas_v11, whole genome shotgun sequence genome:
- the LOC128127715 gene encoding F-box/FBD/LRR-repeat protein At1g13570-like, translating to MGKHKRRYVTRVGEDRISNLPEHLIDSILERVPFEDAVKTSIISKKSRYKWTSMKVLTFDNHFNAKIAKNGAIDYNEYISTINQVLNLHKGPISKFVIHIPPMLLDSFEEIDEWMMLLSRNNVTKLVLYNSNRRYELPSHVYSCLGLTELILENCNFNPPLQFEGFLNLEELFLEHIDFGENLSGNQINLPQLKNLSFRECMNVHNFNIKATKMKSLILVTCPDANLLQLLENPSIVVFGVSFRTFEDFDRFEMINSISFLSSLTRIEDFLIEGNFLKFLSTEEIPKWLPLSMNSLKRLELQDFEVADLDQLHVALCLLRNSPNLDTLRVHFEEPRYFVGLALDHFKAANCLDYTLKQLRTVEITCLEGLEVELLFIKLLLAHSPNLENISITPIGRLTFRRRFAIARHVMSLPRASPKAVIIYLNPEK from the exons ATGG GGAAACATAAAAGGAGGTATGTAACTCGTGTTGGAGAAGACAGAATCAGTAACTTGCCAGAGCACTTAATAGACTCAATCTTAGAGCGGGTCCCATTTGAAGATGCTGTAAAAACAAGCATTATATCAAAAAAGTCGAGGTACAAATGGACCTCAATGAAGGTGTTGACTTTTGATAACCACTTCAATGCAAAAATTGCAAAAAATGGAGCTATTGATTACAATGAATATATAAGCACCATAAACCAAGTGTTAAACCTTCACAAGGGTCCTATCTCAAAATTTGTTATCCATATACCACCTATGCTTCTTGATAGCTTCGAAGAAATTGatgaatggatgatgttgttatcAAGAAACAATGTGACAAAACTCGTTCTTTATAATTCCAATCGACGTTATGAGCTTCCTTCTCATGTGTATTCATGTTTAGGATTAACGGAGTTGATATTGGAGAATTGTAACTTCAATCCACCACTTCAGTTTGAAGGGTTTCTTAATCTTGAAGAACTTTTTCTTGAGCATATTGATTTTGGGGAGAATTTAAGTGGAAATCAGATCAACTTACCACAACTTAAGAATCTCTCTTTTCGTGAGTGTATGAATGTTCACAATTTCAACATCAAGGCTACAAAGATGAAGAGTTTGATTCTAGTCACGTGTCCTGATGCTAATTTGCTACAATTGTTGGAAAATCCTTCTATTGTTGTGTTTGGTGTATCTTTTCGGACTTTTGAAGATTTTGATAGATTTGAGATGATAAATTCCATCAGCTTTTTAAGTAGCTTAACAAGAATTGAAGACTTCTTAATCGAGGGTAATTTTCTTAAG TTTTTGTCTACAGAAGAGATTCCAAAGTGGCTTCCATTATCGATGAACAGCTTAAAACGTTTAGAGTTGCAAGATTTTGAAGTTGCTGATTTGGATCAACTTCATGTTGCTCTTTGTTTGCTTCGAAACTCACCAAATCTAGACACATTACGTGTGCACTTTGAG gAGCCTCGATATTTTGTGGGCCTAGCTTTAGATCATTTCAAAGCTGCAAACTGCTTGGACTATACTTTGAAACAGTTAAGGACTGTGGAGATAACATGTTTAGAAGGATTAGAAGTGGAACTGCTTTTTATAAAGCTTCTACTTGCTCATTCACCTAATCTTGAGAATATCTCCATTACACCAATTGGACGTCTGACTTTTCGAAGAAGATTTGCGATTGCTAGACATGTTATGAGTCTCCCTCGAGCATCACCAAAAGCAGTAATCATCTACTTGAATCCCGAGAAATAG
- the LOC111879265 gene encoding F-box/FBD/LRR-repeat protein At1g13570-like: MPVSITHYQNSHVNQSNFDWLNGTYKRRSLTCVKEDRISNLPEHLIDSILERLRIKDIVRTSIISKKWRYRWTKIKVLVLDEQFSITFAQNGAFDRNGFINTINHVLTSHNGPILKFHLHIPNMFLDSYQEVDQWMLLLSRKSVRELVLITTSNRRDELPSNVFSCLKLTKLDLKNCFIKQPLELERFINLQTLFLLNIDFGANFCETEINLPKLKTLSLSNGTNVYSFNIKVTNLQMLFVYGCHDAMLLRLLHTPCLRLTDVSIVFMKPIQDFVRAERLTLATMLSNLPKVRSLVTDGHFLKFLSAEKNLNWLPHAVNGLHNLLLTDFELGDLDQLHGALYFLRNSPNLGNLGIVPWYMGPQVDAGPALNHLESLNCLDYTLNELQTVMIVSLEGSRPELLFIKLLLAHSPSLKKFTFRLNEVDVQNRLKIGEDLLQFPRASPKAELLYLNLEL, encoded by the exons ATGCCTGTCAGCATTACGCATTATCAAAATTCACATGTCAACCAGTCAAATTTTGACTGGTTAAAcg GGACATATAAGAGGAggtctttaacttgtgttaaagAAGATCGAATCAGTAACTTACCAGAGCACTTAATAGACTCAATCTTAGAGAGGCTCCGAATTAAAGATATTGTAAGGACCAGCATTATATCAAAAAAGTGGAGGTACAGATGGACCAAAATTAAGGTGTTGGTTCTTGATGAGCAGTTCTCCATAACATTTGCACAAAATGGAGCTTTTGATCGTAATGGGTTTATAAATACCATAAACCATGTCTTGACCTCTCACAATGGTCCTATCTTGAAATTTCATCTCCATATACCAAACATGTTTCTTGATAGTTACCAAGAAGTTGATCAATGGATGCTACTCTTATCAAGAAAAAGTGTTAGGGAACTTGTGTTGATTACTACTTCAAATCGACGTGATGAACTTCCTTCTAATGTGTTCTCTTGTCTAAAATTGACAAAACTTGATTTGAAGAACTGTTTCATTAAGCAACCACTTGAGCTTGAACGATTTATCAATCTTCAAACTCTTTTTCTCCTGAATATTGATTTTGGAGCTAACTTTTGCGAAACTGAGATCAACTTACCAAAGCTTAAGACGTTGTCCCTTAGTAACGGTACAAATGTTTATAGTTTCAACATCAAGGTTACAAACCTGCAGATGTTATTTGTCTATGGGTGTCATGATGCCATGTTGCTCCGGTTATTGCACACTCCATGCCTTCGCCTTACTGATGTTAGTATAGTATTTATGAAACCCATACAGGATTTTGTTCGAGCTGAAAGATTGACATTGGCTACAATGTTATCTAACTTGCCCAAAGTTAGATCTCTAGTTACTGATGGTCATTTCCTTAAG TTTTTGAGTGCAGAAAAGAATCTGAATTGGCTTCCACATGCGGTTAATGGTCTACACAATTTGTTGTTAACGGATTTTGAACTTGGTGATTTGGATCAACTTCATGGTGCTCTTTATTTTCTTCGAAACTCACCCAATTTAGGAAATCTGGGTATAGTGCCTTGGTACATG GGGCCTCAAGTTGATGCGGGACCCGCTTTAAATCATTTGGAATCCCTAAACTGCTTGGATTATACATTGAATGAATTGCAAACTGTGATGATAGTATCTTTAGAAGGATCAAGACCtgaactactttttataaagctTCTACTTGCTCATTCTCCTTCTCTAAAGAAGTTTACCTTTAGACTAAATGAAGTTGATGTTCAAAATAGACTTAAAATTGGTGAGGATCTTCTGCAGTTCCCCCGAGCCTCACCAAAAGCAGAACTGCTCTACTTGAATCTAGAGCTGTAA